The DNA sequence TTCCGCCAGATCGATCCCGACGTGGTCGTCGCCTGGCTCCTCCCCGACGGCTCGGCGGTCGAGCCCGGTGCCGAGATCGGCTCGGTGCAGGGCTCGCTCCGGTCGATCCTCGTCGCCGAGCGCACCGCGCTGAACTTCCTCACGCATCTGTCGGGTATCGCGACCATCACCCGCCGCTACGTGCGCGCGACCCACGGCCGCGCGCGGATCCTCGACACCCGCAAGACGCTTCCGGGGCTGCGCGCGTTCGAGAAGGCCGCGGTGCGCGCGGGCGGTGGGTTCAACCACCGTGAGTCGCTCTCGGACGCGGTGCTCATCAAGGACAACCATCTCGTCGGCCTCGGTGTCGTCGGCGCGGTCGAGCGCGCGCGGGCGCGATGGCCGAATCGCGTGATCGAGGTCGAGTGCGACTCGCTCGATCAGGTCGCAGAGGCGAAGACCGTCGCGCCCGACATCGTGCTCCTCGACAACATGAGCCCGGAGACCGTGCGTGAAGCGGTCGCGTTGCTCGGCGGCGTCGCGCGCACCGAGGTGAGCGGGACGGTCGCGCTCGACGCAGTCGCCGCGTACGCGGAAGCGGGTGCCGACTACATCTCGGTCGGCGCGCTGACGCACTCGGCGCGCGTGCTCGACATCGGACTCGACGTGGTGGGGGCCTGAACGATGTTGCTCGCGATCGACTCCGGCAACACGCAGACGGTCGTCGGCCTGTTCGACGACGAAGAGCTCGTCGACCACTGGCGCATCGCGACCGTCGCGGAACGCACCTCCGACGAGCTCGCGCTGATGATCCAGCAGTTCCTCGGCTTCCACGGCTTCTCGTTCGAGGCGAACATCACCGGCGTCTCGATCTCGTCGGGCGTGCCGATGGTCACGGCGGCGCTGCGCGCGATGACCGAGCGCTACTTCGGCTTCGCTCCGCTCGTCATCGAGCCCGGCATTCGTACGGGAATGCCGATCCTCTACGACAACCCGAAGGAGGTCGGCGCCGACCGAATCGCGAACGCAGTCGGTGCCTACGACCTCTACGGCGGCCCGTCGATCGTCGTCGACTTCGGAACCGCGACCACGATCGAGGCGGTGAGCGCGAAGGGCGAGTACCTCGGCGGCGCGATCTTCCCCGGCATCGAGATCTCGCTCGACGCGCTCTTCGGCCGCGCCGCGGGTCTGCGCCGCATCGAGCTCGTCGAGCCGAAGCACGTGATCGGGAAGTCGACGGTCGAGTCGATCCAATCGGGCGTGATCTACGGCTTCTCGGGTCAGGTCGACGCGCTCGTCGACCGCTTCCGCGCCGAGCTCGGAGAGTGCACGGTGATCGCGACCGGCGGCCTCGCGGAGCTCATCGGTCCGCACACGCGCAGCATCCAGCACTACGAGCCGTGGCTCACGCTGTTCGGGCTCCGCATCGTCTTCGAGAGGAACCGGTGAGCAATTCGGAGCAGCTCGATCCGCGCGACGAGCAGGCGCAGCGCCGGGCGAAGGTCGACGCGCTGCGCGACGCGGGCGTCGATCCGTATCCACTGCGCTTCGACCGCACCGCGACCGCGGGCCTCCTGCACGACCGGTACGACTCGCTGGCCGACGCCGAGGAGACCGACGTCGACGCGCGCGTCGCGGGCCGCGTCCTGTTGCGCCGGCAGCTGGGCAAGGGTCTCGTCTTCTTCACGATCCGCGATGCGAGCGGCACGATCCAGCTGTTCGTGTCGCGCTCGGTGATCGGTGACGACGCGTTCGGGCGCGTCGGCGACCTCGATCTCGGCGACTGGGTCGGCGCCGACGGCACGGTGATGAAGACGAAGGCCGGCGAGCTGTCGATCAAGGTGTCGGCGTGCGTGCTGCTCGCCAAGGCGATCCGACCGATGCCCGACAAGTGGCACGGGCTCAGCGACGTCGACACCCGCTACCGGCAGCGCTACGTCGACCTGATCGCGAACGACGACGCGCGCCGCGTGTTCGCGATCCGCTTCGCAGCCGTCGCCGCGATGCGCGCCTTCCTGCTCGACCGTGGCTACGTCGAGGTCGAGACGCCGATCCTCCAGCCGATCGCGGGTGGCGCGACCGCGAAGCCGTTCGTCACGCACCACAACGCGCTCGACGTCGACCTCTATCTGCGCATCGCGCCCGAGCTCTATCTCAAGCGCCTCATCGTCGGCGGGCTCGAGAAGGTGTTCGAGCTCGGTCGCGTGTTCCGCAACGAAGGCCTGTCGACGCGGCACAACACCGAGTTCACGATGCTCGAGCTGTACGAGGCGTTCGTCGACTACACCGACATCATGACGCTGACCGAGCAGCTCATCGGCACCGCCGCGATCGCCGCGCTCGGCACCACGAAGGTGGAGTGGGAGGGGAAGCAGTTCGACCTCGCGCCGCCGTGGCAACGCCGTCCGATGCTCGACCTCATTCGTGAGCACGCGGGCCTCGATCTCCACCCGAACCAGCCGATCGAAGAGCTGCGCAAGCATTGTGACGCGCTCGACATCCCGTACGAGCGGATCTGGGGAACGGGCAAGCTGATCCTCGAGATCTACGAGAAGACGACCGAGGCCAACATCGTGGGACCGACGTTCGTGTGCGACTACCCGCGTGAGGTGTCGCCCTTCGCGCGTCCGCACCGCGACGACCCCGCGCTCACCGAGCGGTTCGAGCTCATCGTCGGCGGGCGCGAGCTCGCCAACGCGTTCAGCGAGCTCAACGATCCGGTCGACCAGCTGCGACGCTTCGAGGCGCAGGCGCGGCTCAAGGAATCGGGTGACGAGGAAGCGCAGTGGGTCGACCACGACTACGTGCGCGCGCTCGAGTACGGCATGCCGCCGTGCGGCGGTCTCGGTATCGGCATCGACCGCGTGGTGATGTTGCTCGCGGGCATCACGTCGATCCGCGAGGTGATCCTGTTCCCGCAGCTGCGGCCCGAGGTCTGGGGACCCGACTCGTGAGGGTGCTCGTCACCGGCATGGGCGGTGAGCTCGGCACGCGCGTCGCGCAGCTCCTCGAGGCGGATCCGTCGGTCACCGAGATCGCGGGTGTCGACTTCGTGCCGCCGCGCCGGCGCCTCCGGCGCGCCGAGTTCCACCGCATCGACCCGATGCAGCACGACCGCATGCGCGACTTCGTGCTCGAGTTCGCCCCGACCGCCGTCGCGCACTTCGGTGTGTACGAGCCCGCGTCGCGCCTCGGGCCCGCGCAGGCCGCGGAGCGCACCGAGCACTGCACGATCGTCGCGCTCTCGGCGGCCGCGCGCGCCGGGAAGCTCGAGCGCGTCGTGCTCCGCAGCGGCCTCGAGGTCTACGGCCGCGGTCGCGGCGCGGCATCGGTGCCCGACGAGCAGGTGCCGCCCGAGCCCACGACTCCCTACGGGCAGACGCTGCTCCAAGTCGAAGCGGTCGCCGCGGGCCTCGGTCGCCGGCACGGCGTGTCGGTCGCGTCGCTGCGCTACGCGCCGGTCGTCGGTTCGCACGTGCCGAGCCCGATCGGCCGTCTCTTGCGGCTCCCGGTCGTGCCGGTGAGCGCGACGAGCGACCCGCCGTTCCAGCTGCTGCACCCCGAGGACGCGTGCGTCGCGATGGTGCGCGCGCTCATCGTCGGTTTCGACGGCCCGCTCAACATCGTCGGTGCTGGTGCCGCGAGCCCGTGGCAGGCCGTGCGCATGGGCGGCCGGCTCCCGCTGCCGGTGATGCCGGGCCTCTGGGGTTGGGCCGCGCGCGTCGTCGAGGTCGCGGGTGCCGCGATCGCACCCCACGTCGTCGAGCTCCTGCGCTCGGGTTGCACGGGGTCGGGTCAGCGCGCGCTCGACGCGCTCAGCATCGAAGAGCCGCGGTCGACGCAGCAGGTGCTGACCGAGCTCTATCAGTGGGCCGACATCGTGCCGCTCATCCCCGCGAAGGAAGCGGTCGCGTGACCGCCGGGATCGTGCGCGCGAACCGTGTGGGTCGAGCGCCGGGGATCGAAGTCGCATGAGCACGCTCGACGCCGACCGCACGTCCGATCCGCAACCATTGCCGACCGCACTGCGCCGGCGGTTCACGGGTCACTACCCGATCGACCCGTTCGGTCTCGACCCGCAGCTGTGCGACGCGACGGTTCCGGTCGTCGACGCGATGGTGCGCATCCGCGTCGACGGCGCGCAGCACCTGCCCGCGACCGGCGATGCGGTGCTCGTGATGAACCGCGGGCTCGGCGTGTTCGAGCCGACCGCGCTCGCGCTCGCGGTACGACGCGAGGTCGGACGCCGGTTGCGCGTCGTCGGCACGCCGGGCGTGCCGATCGTCGGCGGTCTGCTTCGCCGTCTCGGTTCGATCTCGGCGTCGCCCGAAGATCTCGGCGCGTGCCTGGCGGCCGGTCACCTGGTCGCGGTGCCGCTCGCGCCGACATGGTTCCGCAACGGCGCGGGCACACCGCCACTGCGACTCATGCAGGCGATGATGGGCTCGACCGTGCTCCCGGTCGCGGTGAAGCCGGGCGGCCCTTTGGGCACGCCGTTCGCGCCGTGGCGGGTCGTGATCGGCGAGCACATCGCGCTCGACGCCTCGTATCCCGCGGGTGACCCGCTCGGTGCCGCCGAGCTCGGCGAGGTCGCGCGCGCGGCCGTCGACGCGCTGCTCGCGGGGCGCGAGCCCGAGCACCCGACGCGCGGCACCGCGGGACTCGCGGCCGGGTAGCGACCGCGATGCCCGGCCACCATCGGTCCGAGGGCCGCCACCCAGCGTCTACCCTCTCCCGCACGCTCGGGAGGCTGGGAGGACTCACGTGCCGGAGGTGATCGCGTCCGACGGTGTCCAGATCGCGTACGACGCGTTCGGACGCCGCGACCGGAGCCCCGTCCTGATGATCCAGGGACTCGGCGCGGACTCCCGCGGCTGGGCCCTCCAGCGTGTGCGCTTCGGCCGTCGACACCGCTGCGTCGCTCCCGACAACCGGGGCGTCGGACGCTCCGACAAGCCGCCGGGTCCGTATTCGCTGTTCCAGATGGCCGAGGACGCGCTCGCGTGCCTCGACGCCGAGGGCATCGAGAGCGCGCACGTGATGGGCGCGTCGATGGGTGGTGTGATCGCGCAGATCATCGCCACCATCGCGCCCGAGCGCGTGCGTTCGCTCACGCTCGCGTGCACCGCGTGCCGCCATCACCCGTGGCGTCGCGAGCTGCTCGCCGACTGGTCGCGCGAGGTGTCGGAGCACGGCATGGGCGCGATGGCCGGCGACGCGCTCACCTGGCTCGTCGGTCCGCGCGTGCAGCGCCGTTTCGGTGTGCTGCTCAACGTGCTCGGACGCGTGGTGCTGCAGTCGCCGCCCGCGCCGTTCGTCGCGCAGGTCGAAGCGATCCTCGCGATGCCCGACGCGATGCGCGACGAGCTCGTGCAGATCGACACGCCGACGCTTATCATCACCGGCTCGCAGGACGCGCTCACGCCCGTGGGCGACGCCGAGGAGCTCGCGGAGCTCATCGCGGGCTCGCGGCTCGTCGTCGTGTCCGGCGCCGCGCACGGCGTCATGGCCGAGGCGCCGAACGCGTTCAACGACACCGTCCTGCGGTTCCTCGACGAGATCGACGCCCGCGACCACGACGAAGTCGCGGAGTCGGCCTAGACCGATCCCGGCACGCGGCGAGCGGAGCGAGCCGACGGTCTCGGTCGCGCCCGTCTCGCATCGTCGAGCGGCGGCGATTGA is a window from the Acidimicrobiia bacterium genome containing:
- the nadC gene encoding carboxylating nicotinate-nucleotide diphosphorylase — translated: MSAFDPPAPIVRDAVERTLAEDLGVLGDITTVACIDEDAVASARFVARVEGVVAGTAPAIETFRQIDPDVVVAWLLPDGSAVEPGAEIGSVQGSLRSILVAERTALNFLTHLSGIATITRRYVRATHGRARILDTRKTLPGLRAFEKAAVRAGGGFNHRESLSDAVLIKDNHLVGLGVVGAVERARARWPNRVIEVECDSLDQVAEAKTVAPDIVLLDNMSPETVREAVALLGGVARTEVSGTVALDAVAAYAEAGADYISVGALTHSARVLDIGLDVVGA
- a CDS encoding type III pantothenate kinase, giving the protein MLLAIDSGNTQTVVGLFDDEELVDHWRIATVAERTSDELALMIQQFLGFHGFSFEANITGVSISSGVPMVTAALRAMTERYFGFAPLVIEPGIRTGMPILYDNPKEVGADRIANAVGAYDLYGGPSIVVDFGTATTIEAVSAKGEYLGGAIFPGIEISLDALFGRAAGLRRIELVEPKHVIGKSTVESIQSGVIYGFSGQVDALVDRFRAELGECTVIATGGLAELIGPHTRSIQHYEPWLTLFGLRIVFERNR
- the lysS gene encoding lysine--tRNA ligase, producing the protein MSNSEQLDPRDEQAQRRAKVDALRDAGVDPYPLRFDRTATAGLLHDRYDSLADAEETDVDARVAGRVLLRRQLGKGLVFFTIRDASGTIQLFVSRSVIGDDAFGRVGDLDLGDWVGADGTVMKTKAGELSIKVSACVLLAKAIRPMPDKWHGLSDVDTRYRQRYVDLIANDDARRVFAIRFAAVAAMRAFLLDRGYVEVETPILQPIAGGATAKPFVTHHNALDVDLYLRIAPELYLKRLIVGGLEKVFELGRVFRNEGLSTRHNTEFTMLELYEAFVDYTDIMTLTEQLIGTAAIAALGTTKVEWEGKQFDLAPPWQRRPMLDLIREHAGLDLHPNQPIEELRKHCDALDIPYERIWGTGKLILEIYEKTTEANIVGPTFVCDYPREVSPFARPHRDDPALTERFELIVGGRELANAFSELNDPVDQLRRFEAQARLKESGDEEAQWVDHDYVRALEYGMPPCGGLGIGIDRVVMLLAGITSIREVILFPQLRPEVWGPDS
- a CDS encoding NAD-dependent epimerase/dehydratase family protein, whose amino-acid sequence is MRVLVTGMGGELGTRVAQLLEADPSVTEIAGVDFVPPRRRLRRAEFHRIDPMQHDRMRDFVLEFAPTAVAHFGVYEPASRLGPAQAAERTEHCTIVALSAAARAGKLERVVLRSGLEVYGRGRGAASVPDEQVPPEPTTPYGQTLLQVEAVAAGLGRRHGVSVASLRYAPVVGSHVPSPIGRLLRLPVVPVSATSDPPFQLLHPEDACVAMVRALIVGFDGPLNIVGAGAASPWQAVRMGGRLPLPVMPGLWGWAARVVEVAGAAIAPHVVELLRSGCTGSGQRALDALSIEEPRSTQQVLTELYQWADIVPLIPAKEAVA
- a CDS encoding alpha/beta fold hydrolase, yielding MPEVIASDGVQIAYDAFGRRDRSPVLMIQGLGADSRGWALQRVRFGRRHRCVAPDNRGVGRSDKPPGPYSLFQMAEDALACLDAEGIESAHVMGASMGGVIAQIIATIAPERVRSLTLACTACRHHPWRRELLADWSREVSEHGMGAMAGDALTWLVGPRVQRRFGVLLNVLGRVVLQSPPAPFVAQVEAILAMPDAMRDELVQIDTPTLIITGSQDALTPVGDAEELAELIAGSRLVVVSGAAHGVMAEAPNAFNDTVLRFLDEIDARDHDEVAESA